From a region of the Streptococcus ruminantium genome:
- a CDS encoding pneumococcal-type histidine triad protein, with the protein MTKKTRLLALAGTGIVLAGGLYFAVHQSPKQSMEKTDKIEQKIKEPRSTSVKKETDTRKKVAGIDFPTDDGFLLENESQIQARTDTGIVVAHGGHSHFLFYSDLKGTKWSYLIPQEARMVSPTSPLDSSAAHQGTSSAQGHHYVFNTADIVAEDANGYTVRHGDHYHYILKSSLSTDLRASAQQQFQRLQNQAGPSTERTEAGIAGIHFPTSDGFLFDGTGIVGRTTYGLRVSHGEHTHLVTYDSLKGTAWENLIPSPSPQIDEKPLPSVPQTHDLSAEIAAKREHLAKSLGISVEAVKVDKTEDGSVVLNYPHGDHSHSISLSEIDVNKPFTNPDEPIKQIEGETIEERKERLIKEYMERFKVPRENITVDGNYMSVKHGDHAHIYKIDPNLPDDPERDVKTETTNLEVEEQLVHGPFYTEGLMENLTRNGVYQKYKPSGIKNIKNFILLTFSTNSEYGDLVVNGKKNKRVYYLIRKDLNWEDLHIQRPDAVKHEGSTFKGWNAELPSHGKMPREHQYFHVKFTKVKEKPTKNIYTPADDVSNIDLSNYVSVKYTTIFNGRLKLNDRIQGGFTYFVKSDLTWKQAKEQGLIAPEPVPNNGYEFIEFRNVITGGKGENDPVSLTISLAAFGSTAPHLGPYIAANPENPTDINDPSRHPNYYWHDPKHYVAVAFKATEGGQLQTRLGTSKTVVYLVRKGLTLEQAGIFPPVLKPENGYRRDYRKPVIPDSAWDTPALADTTYNIDFDKKDSPQKEPNHIEATKEVTPPVSKDSNKPDKTGDKQDTVVHPNNQSIGETTIPDIAKSESETPSPSSPQDQHTPNTSHTVDNSAQNGHKDISRTINDLVKEEPKSDTSHTIDGSISDWLKEFV; encoded by the coding sequence ATGACAAAAAAGACTAGACTCTTGGCCTTAGCAGGAACAGGAATTGTTTTAGCAGGAGGTCTATATTTTGCCGTACACCAATCACCTAAACAATCTATGGAAAAAACAGATAAAATTGAGCAAAAAATAAAAGAACCACGCTCTACATCTGTAAAAAAAGAAACAGATACTCGCAAAAAAGTTGCAGGAATCGATTTTCCAACCGATGATGGCTTCCTCTTAGAAAATGAATCACAAATCCAAGCTAGAACAGATACAGGAATTGTGGTCGCTCATGGTGGACACTCGCATTTTCTTTTTTATTCAGATTTGAAAGGGACAAAATGGTCTTACCTAATTCCTCAGGAAGCTAGAATGGTCTCACCTACTAGTCCGCTAGACTCAAGTGCTGCGCATCAAGGAACATCTTCGGCTCAAGGACATCACTATGTGTTCAATACGGCAGATATTGTCGCTGAAGATGCCAACGGATATACAGTAAGACATGGTGACCATTATCATTATATTTTGAAATCAAGTTTATCAACGGATCTCAGAGCCAGTGCTCAGCAACAGTTTCAGCGCTTGCAAAATCAAGCAGGACCTAGTACAGAACGTACAGAAGCAGGTATAGCAGGAATTCATTTTCCAACCAGCGATGGCTTTCTCTTTGATGGAACTGGTATTGTCGGCAGAACAACTTATGGTTTGCGTGTCTCTCACGGAGAACACACTCATCTAGTCACTTATGACAGCTTAAAAGGGACGGCTTGGGAAAATCTTATCCCTTCACCATCACCACAGATTGATGAAAAACCGCTACCATCAGTCCCTCAGACACATGATCTATCAGCAGAAATAGCTGCTAAACGAGAACATTTAGCTAAGTCATTGGGAATATCGGTTGAGGCTGTGAAAGTAGATAAAACTGAGGATGGTTCAGTAGTTCTCAATTACCCTCACGGAGATCATAGTCACTCAATAAGTTTATCAGAAATTGACGTGAATAAACCATTTACGAATCCAGATGAGCCGATTAAGCAGATCGAGGGTGAAACCATTGAGGAACGTAAAGAGCGCCTTATCAAAGAATACATGGAGCGTTTTAAAGTTCCTCGCGAAAATATTACCGTTGATGGTAATTATATGTCTGTTAAGCATGGAGATCATGCACATATCTATAAGATTGATCCTAATTTACCAGACGACCCTGAGCGTGATGTAAAAACAGAAACAACGAATCTTGAAGTTGAAGAACAATTAGTTCATGGACCTTTTTATACAGAAGGACTTATGGAGAATTTAACACGCAATGGTGTCTATCAAAAATACAAGCCAAGCGGTATTAAAAATATTAAAAACTTTATCTTATTAACATTTAGCACAAATAGCGAATATGGTGACTTAGTCGTTAATGGTAAAAAGAATAAAAGAGTTTACTACTTGATCCGTAAGGACTTAAATTGGGAAGACTTACACATTCAACGTCCAGACGCTGTCAAACATGAAGGCAGTACCTTTAAAGGGTGGAATGCTGAACTGCCATCGCATGGAAAAATGCCTAGAGAGCACCAGTACTTCCACGTAAAATTTACTAAAGTAAAAGAAAAACCAACCAAGAATATCTATACTCCAGCTGATGATGTATCTAATATTGATTTATCCAACTATGTTTCTGTCAAATATACTACAATATTTAATGGCCGACTTAAATTAAACGATCGCATCCAAGGAGGATTTACCTATTTCGTAAAATCAGATTTGACTTGGAAACAAGCTAAGGAACAAGGATTGATTGCTCCGGAACCTGTCCCAAATAATGGGTATGAATTTATTGAATTTAGAAATGTTATTACCGGTGGAAAAGGGGAGAATGACCCCGTTAGCTTAACAATTAGCTTGGCTGCCTTTGGTTCAACAGCACCTCATTTAGGACCTTATATTGCAGCTAATCCCGAAAATCCAACAGATATAAATGACCCAAGCAGACATCCTAACTATTATTGGCATGATCCCAAGCACTATGTCGCAGTTGCCTTTAAAGCCACAGAGGGTGGGCAATTGCAAACACGTCTAGGAACCAGTAAAACAGTTGTCTACCTAGTCAGAAAAGGGTTAACACTGGAACAAGCTGGGATTTTTCCACCTGTTTTAAAACCAGAAAACGGCTATAGAAGAGATTATAGGAAACCTGTTATTCCAGATTCTGCGTGGGATACTCCTGCCTTAGCAGATACCACCTATAATATTGATTTTGATAAGAAAGATAGTCCTCAGAAAGAGCCAAACCACATAGAGGCAACAAAAGAGGTAACACCTCCTGTTTCTAAAGATTCAAACAAGCCTGATAAAACAGGGGACAAACAAGATACCGTAGTTCATCCAAACAACCAATCCATTGGAGAAACTACTATTCCTGACATAGCCAAAAGTGAGTCTGAAACACCGTCTCCTTCATCACCACAGGATCAACATACCCCTAATACTTCTCATACAGTTGATAATTCTGCCCAGAATGGACATAAAGATATTTCTCGGACAATCAATGATCTTGTAAAGGAGGAACCTAAGTCTGATACTTCTCATACAATTGATGGCTCTATTTCTGATTGGTTGAAAGAATTCGTATAG